GTCGGGGCAGCATGTAGCCTCATGCATCTCAATGATCCTTACACCCAGCTTTTCAAGGGAGTATCTCGTAGCTTTCTCAACGTAGGGTTCTACGGTTGGGATCATGCATCCCCAGAACATCATTATGGTTTTGCAGGTTTGTTGGACGCTCATGTTCTCAACCTCTTCTCTCTCCAGTCAAACTTTATTCTCTTGTCGAATCCAAGTTCCATAATTATCTCTTGGGCTTCCCGCACAACCTTCTCGGACGAATATGCTGATGGGGGTCTCTCTGGTAGACCTAAACCAGCCCTCTCATCTATCCAGAAGTCTAGGAGGCTTTGAATATGGCCTTGATTGATAAGGTTGGTTATCGCAGCCTGGAATGATGGAGGGACTGGACTGGGCAACTTCTTCTTCAATGGGTATAGGGGAACATCATCTTCAGACGTTTATTCTCACCCCATTCTTTTGGAAAACTTTTTGCGTGCTTCCTCCCTCATCATCCTCTGTAGGGCTCCAGTCGTACAGAATTTGACGCATTGGGGGTCTCCATCACAGAAGTCGCATTTCAACATGACCCTCCTGTCCCGGTCGAATCTTGGATTGGATATTGGGCAAGCTATCTGGCAGGCCATGCACCCTATACACCTATTCGTATTGAATTTGACCAGTCCGCTCTCAACATCTTTGACTATGGCTTCTGCTGGACATGAAGCTAGGCAGTAGGGGTCGTCGCAGTGTGCGCAGTGAATCGCTATGAATCTGACCTTTGGACTCTCTGGGTCATCTATTATTCTGATGAACGACCTCTCGAAGTCTGTTGACTGGTAATGTTTGAAGGTGCATGCTATCATGCAGTAGGTGCAGCCTGTGCACTTCTCAGGGTCGAAGACAATGACTTCTTGGGTTGAATTGGCTTTCAACAATTTTCATGACCTGCAAGATTGTCCGTGGGTTAGGTTGGCATGCATGTCTTTGAACGTCTGTTCATAGTTATCAGGCAGCCTTTTGCCCCATGATTGTTTAAGGGCATATTCATAAATATTGTTCATATGGTTCATCGGAGGTTTGTTCGAGTCTCATGATCTTGGCTATGAAGTAGCCATTGGACTCGTCCCTATGTGTATAGAATCTTTTTGCATCATCTAATCCACGGAGGCCATCGGATCCCAAACTTAGTTGTATGGGGGACAACGTAAATTCTGGATGAAGCTTGAGAAACCTTTCGATAATAAGTTCATTCTCCTCCATGAGTATGCTGCATGTTGAGTATACGAGTGTACCGCCAACCTTGACATGTCTTGCGGATTCTTCCAACATTCTATATTGGTTCGCTGCCAGTCTCTGGATATCTGGCGGTTTGACTCTCCACTTCGCTGAGGGTGCCTTGGCGAATAGGCCTGAGTTGCTGCATGGCGGATCGAGGAGGGTCACATCGACGAAAATTTTGAATGGTAGACATTGCCTTGCGTCACATATGATTGGGTACGTCGACTTCACACCCATCCGATGCATCTCCCTACTCCAAACCTTCATTCTGACCTTTGAGATGTCTACTGATATGATGAGGCCCTCATTCCCCATAAGCTGGGCCAAGGAACATGTCTTGACTCCTGGGGCTGCACAAACGTCTAGAACGATGCTGCCAGGCTTGGGGTCGGCTGCTAAGCAGGCAACTTGGCTTGCCAAATCCTGTATCTGAAACATCCCCTTTCTATAGCTCTTAAGTTTCACCAGTGGCTTCGGAGTCTTGTCAACCCTCCATAGATCCTTCACTCCTTCAACCTTCACAAGGGACACTCCTTCACTCATAATCTCATCTACAGCTTTATCGCTATCTTCTCTGAGTCGATTTGTCCTGATGTAGATTGGTGGCGGCCTGGAGTTTCTCTTAAGCATCCTCAGAGCCTCGTCTCTTCCTAAAAGCCTGTAACAGTATTGTACGAACCATTCTTCATGGTAGGTTTCATACCCAACCCTTGCAGGTTCGGGAGTTTTTGCAGTCAACATATCCAATTTTGTTATGAGAATTTTTCCAAGAGAATATTCTGCAGGCTGGAGTTCGTCGGGTCCAAGAACTTTGCGACCGCAATTTAGAAATTCCACGGTCTCTCTAGAATTTGCCTTACGGAAATGGACCCAATAGGTGAAGAGTCTAAGAAAGTTTTTTACAC
Above is a window of Candidatus Bathyarchaeota archaeon DNA encoding:
- a CDS encoding 4Fe-4S dicluster domain-containing protein produces the protein MLKANSTQEVIVFDPEKCTGCTYCMIACTFKHYQSTDFERSFIRIIDDPESPKVRFIAIHCAHCDDPYCLASCPAEAIVKDVESGLVKFNTNRCIGCMACQIACPISNPRFDRDRRVMLKCDFCDGDPQCVKFCTTGALQRMMREEARKKFSKRMG
- a CDS encoding RsmB/NOP family class I SAM-dependent RNA methyltransferase; translation: MLCDAVALAVEALSWMELSGLSERQGFIKTARQLEIGNMDSLRLAFRIMTETLRRLNTIDMMINYALVPKRIGDLKLGVKNFLRLFTYWVHFRKANSRETVEFLNCGRKVLGPDELQPAEYSLGKILITKLDMLTAKTPEPARVGYETYHEEWFVQYCYRLLGRDEALRMLKRNSRPPPIYIRTNRLREDSDKAVDEIMSEGVSLVKVEGVKDLWRVDKTPKPLVKLKSYRKGMFQIQDLASQVACLAADPKPGSIVLDVCAAPGVKTCSLAQLMGNEGLIISVDISKVRMKVWSREMHRMGVKSTYPIICDARQCLPFKIFVDVTLLDPPCSNSGLFAKAPSAKWRVKPPDIQRLAANQYRMLEESARHVKVGGTLVYSTCSILMEENELIIERFLKLHPEFTLSPIQLSLGSDGLRGLDDAKRFYTHRDESNGYFIAKIMRLEQTSDEPYEQYL